Within Thamnophis elegans isolate rThaEle1 unplaced genomic scaffold, rThaEle1.pri scaffold_199_arrow_ctg1, whole genome shotgun sequence, the genomic segment CATATGCTGGGAAATGTGTGTTGATGGCTGTATCTTATTAGGGATAATTTAGTATCTTATACTAATTTACTATCAATTCTCAGAAATACTATTTTCTTTGTCGGATAAGAATGGTGCACATGGTGAGATTTTAACACAACTATCCCAgtggtagagccgaggtggcgcagtggttagggtgcagcactgcaggccacttcagctgactgttatctgcagttcggcggttcaaatctcactggctcagggttgactcagccttccatccttccgaggtgggtaaaatgaggacctggattgttgttgggggcgatatgctgactctgtaaaccgcttagagagggctgaaagccctatgaagcagtatataagtttaactgctattgctattgctattcaaccgGTATAACAACCCGTTCACTGAGTGTGTGCTTTGCAGTCACGCAGTGGGTTTGAAAACAGCTTAAAAACTTAGCTTTTACTGCGGCCCCAGTGAGTGAAACAGCTGAGATGCATCTATCAACTGGGCATCAAACAACGGAAATATAGGTCACTatagcacgggggggggggggacgggcaggctcccccaaaaaaccagtctgaaccggctgaatcccaaccCCTGAACTATCCTGATTGTCGTCACACCCTCTTTTCCTAACTTGTTGAATTTATCTTGAGCATTTGAATGAAAATTCAAACTCATGACCCAagcattaccgtatttttcagagtataagacgcaccctttttcccccctcaaaaaagaggctgaaaatctgggtgcgtcttatacgccgaatacagcatttttttgcctccctaagccccgccccttcatcaaaatggccgtgcatagcctgtaggaggctttcagagtgctcctgggggctggggagggcagacatgagtgaaaaatgggccgttttttgctccccccagcccccagcagtactctataagcctccataaggctatgcatgcaattgttttgagaaaaaaacaggctgttgtttgctcgtttttggcccgtccacccacccaggagcactctgcaacccccccacccccccaaggctattcatgcctttaaaaaaaacgggtccgtttttgtgaaaaatgggggttTTTTGagatgtttgcagagtgcaaaaacctcccccccccttttgtaaagctctttagttaaagtgTTTGGTGAgcattacattgatcaagtgctgtgccagcagaaacaaagtcttaggtgctgcagattgtcagcgatttccttctccagcacatggataaatacacctggaaacatctacctacctatctactttctctctttccctacctacctactgtatttctctctttctctctctctctctctccctctagctacctacctactctctctctccctccctccctactgtatttctctccctacctacctactgtatttctctctctctctctctctctctatctatccctctacctatctactctctctctccctacctactgtgtttctctctctatccctctacctaccttctctctctctctctccctacctacctactgtgtttttctctatatatatccccctacctacctactctctctctctctccctacctacctactgtttttctctctctccctctctctatccctcgaCCTACCCAActgcctacctactctctctgtctctccctacctatctactgtatttctctatgtctttctatttctttctctctatccctctacgtacctacctacttttttttaatttgcctcttcaaaaccttggtgcgtcttatactctggtgcatcttatactctgaaaaatatggtattcattTTGTCTGCAACATGTTATTTACAATATGGTAGCAAAAGAGATGATTCATGAGGACCCTGAATAAAATCTTAAAATGTATTTGAAGGTTCAAACAGCAATCGATCAAAAAGGTTTAACAGTAGGCCCCTTTAAACCAATGCATTAAgagcatgtttatttttatttctccaaCATCGCTGATTAACATGAAAACAGAAGATTTTGAGATCATCAAACCAGTTTCACAATCCgctgataattattttttttttgcatttcacaGAAATAACCCTGGCAAACAGCAATTAGGTGAAGGTTGGTGTGGTCATTTAACAGTATAAGGCATATTTACATCATCcttacaaaaaaacaacaacacacagccATACACAAATCCTCATAAGGTCCAAAGGCGTTTTACAAGTTATAATCTTGGCAACGAACAAAATATTTATCCCAGCAGCACGCAACTGTTTGTTCCTTCCTGTGAGCTATTTGTCCCTATTGAGCTCAGGCAAAATGGAAGTTTCTTTCATTGTGCTAACTTTTAGAAATGTGTTTGTGCCAAATTCTATCCCGTCTCTTTAGATCAGAGATGGCGAACCAGGGtggtccctttatgacttgtggacttcaactcccagaattcctgaggccgccattttaaaatgaaagtttCTAAGGCGGAGCTGAGGAACTATGGCCCCttgatgacttgtggacttcaactcccagaattcccgaggcCGCCATTTTAATATGAAAGGTTCTaaggcagaggtggggaactatggccccatttatgacttgtggacttcatctcccagaattcccgaggcCGCCATTTTAATATGTAAGACTCAGGTTCTAAGGCAGAGGTGGGAaacgatggcccctttatgacttttggactccaactcccaaaattgctggctcaggaattctgggagttgaagtccacaaaagaGCCATTGCTCCTCATGCTGGCTCGggaacagtgatgggattcagccggtttgggccggttcgggcgaaatggttgttaaattgctggctggccccacaccttccaggagtccccacatgccccattttggctcccagggaggtgcaggaaggcctactaggcccaaaatggggcatggcggtggtgttttccccctcccccctccactgcccatttttgctcccgggggggtgcaggaggccgagggCTGCCTGTCACAcacccctggccacgcccaccatggccacgcccacccagtcggtcacagctcgggaattctgggagttgaagtccacaagtcataaaagcgTCATCGTTCCCCAACCACCCCGGCCTCAGACCCACCATTTTGTGCCGTGGAAGTTTGTATCGCTGCTATTATGTCTATAAAATGGCGGAGCAACCCGATGATATATTGATTCCATGGATGAGGAGGCTTAGCACCACCCCCAAAATGTCTTGACCATGCACTTGTTAACTATTATAAAAGGATCTAGGTTTTCATTAATCgtatatccttttaaaaaaaaagaggagaaaacagTCAACCCATGTCCTATCCAACATCCAGTTCacgaaaagaagaaagaagccgCAGAACTCCAAGGAGTAAATCCACAAGTAACCGGCAAATGGAATTAGACACTTAAATCACCAGGGACATGAGATTCGATAATCGGGGCGGTGAGGGTGTGTGTATGGACAACTATAGCCCGTATTTTTGCAACAGTTCAGATTGCCACGGGCGTTTCCTTTCTGGAAAATCGTCGGGGATGTGAATGTTTTTAAAATCCTGAATGCACTTTTTCATCTCTTCCTCGACGCTGACCTTCTCCGAAACCTTTTTCTTGGAGAGGTTGGTTTCTCTCGACTTACTCATCAGAGTCTGGAAAAGTTCACTGTTACGACGTTTCTCCGGTGGGGCCATTTTCTGGACCGGAGCTTTCTTTGATGGGCGGTCCAACGTCAGAGTGTTGGACTCGTGGCTCGTGGGCTGCTGAGCGCTCGTGGCGTTCTCTTGAGGGGTGCTGGCTTCCGAGTGGCTCTCGCAACTGGAGGTGGACAATTCGTTGCAGGATGTCCCGCTCTCGCTCCCCGGGCCCGTCCCCTTTTCGGGTTTCCGATCTTCGTCCTCTTGCTTGGGTGACACCGTTCTCTGGGGTGGCCCTAATGGGACGAAAAAGGGGTCAGATTGTTAGGGGGAAACAGCCAATGTGCAaacgttttctttctttttttaaaaatatacttttttattttccattttcataacatacaatcacatcagaggtgggttcctaccagttcgcacctattcggtagaaccggttcgtcaaatctaccgaaccggttagaagaggttccaccagtggacccggaaagcaggccacacctacagaagaggtgccaaaaaattttgaaacccaccactggtccttggatatgattattctacactatcatgctcctatttataaaactcagggcctctgtgaaaggtaaggatgactactgcgtttgtggcgcaatcagaacattgcgtgtgttgcagttgttttaacgcaaaccaaagatgccttttaaaaaacaagtttacatcctattcttatgcatgccagcgctgtgtgggaggtaatttaaggtggttctgacaagttcatcagcatcttcatatctggtcacatgggcagcaagccactcccatccggtcacatgggtggcaagccactcccacaaaggaggccacacccagagtaggttcgaacaatttttgaaacccaccactgaatcacatgtatactattacatagccaatatcctattgtattaagtagtaattgcatcaattcctcttgtcatcaacgcccagaaagataaaaacccattattagctcttctgctctccatacaccactttcttctacctctctcctacctcctttcttccctccatcatcctttcctactctacttccccttcctttctccttctcctctctcttcattccactcctccttatcctcctcatcttcccccccttaccctctctcctatccctctcttcctatctttcttctctcctctgtttcccactcttcctctcattggtgtatttcagcttctgagcaaactccattctatgttgatggtatttatgcttccatatcaaacGTTTTCAATGttctgtaagtttttttttttaaagaaagaaacacacaactACGAAAGAGCAGGtggttggaaggaaaatccatctagttcagttccaagccgggagaaagacgCTGAAATTAAAATGGGGgcggattggaaagatggtttaaggaTGAGCAGAaccaacacagagagagagag encodes:
- the LOC116523355 gene encoding BTB/POZ domain-containing protein KCTD8-like, encoding MPVEECPFRWFSYAQLRERFNTDKRIMGLKQRPPQRTVSPKQEDEDRKPEKGTGPGSESGTSCNELSTSSCESHSEASTPQENATSAQQPTSHESNTLTLDRPSKKAPVQKMAPPEKRRNSELFQTLMSKSRETNLSKKKVSEKVSVEEEMKKCIQDFKNIHIPDDFPERKRPWQSELLQKYGL